A single window of Microbispora hainanensis DNA harbors:
- a CDS encoding carbohydrate kinase family protein produces MTRVVVVGDLMTDAVARAKFPLARASDTPAVVTMHGGGSGANIASWLAVEGSEVAFIGRRGADITGRNRDMELMGYGVDARLVMDPERPTGTCVVLVTHKGERTMLSDPGANAALSPEDLPRDLFGGGGHLHMSGYTLINEGSRDAGLAALDMARRSGMSISVDCASSAPLERTGAEPFLEWTDGAKLLFANTDQAKVLTGRDDPAAAAKVLTAWFPQVVIKLNAEGSLWFSNNRPEPVRAPAEVVDRIVDGTGAGDAFTAGFLPVWLDGKPAAEALAAGNALAAKCISNLGARPRL; encoded by the coding sequence ATGACGCGGGTCGTCGTGGTGGGCGATCTCATGACGGACGCGGTCGCTCGCGCGAAATTCCCTCTTGCCAGGGCGAGCGACACCCCGGCCGTCGTGACCATGCACGGTGGCGGCTCCGGCGCCAACATCGCCTCCTGGCTCGCCGTGGAGGGCTCGGAGGTCGCCTTCATCGGCCGCCGCGGCGCCGACATCACGGGCCGCAACCGCGACATGGAGCTCATGGGCTACGGCGTGGACGCCCGCCTCGTCATGGACCCCGAGCGGCCGACCGGCACCTGCGTCGTGCTCGTCACCCACAAGGGCGAGCGGACCATGCTGTCCGACCCCGGCGCCAACGCCGCGCTGTCCCCCGAGGACCTGCCGCGCGACCTGTTCGGCGGCGGCGGCCACCTGCACATGTCGGGCTACACGCTGATCAACGAGGGCTCGCGCGACGCCGGCCTCGCCGCGCTCGACATGGCCCGGCGGTCCGGCATGTCGATCTCGGTGGACTGCGCCTCCTCCGCCCCGCTGGAGCGGACCGGCGCCGAACCCTTCCTCGAGTGGACCGACGGCGCGAAGCTGCTGTTCGCCAACACCGACCAGGCCAAGGTGCTCACCGGCAGGGACGACCCCGCCGCGGCGGCCAAGGTGCTGACCGCCTGGTTCCCCCAGGTCGTGATCAAGCTCAACGCCGAGGGCTCGCTCTGGTTCTCCAACAACCGTCCCGAGCCGGTCCGGGCGCCCGCCGAGGTCGTCGACCGGATCGTGGACGGCACGGGCGCCGGTGACGCCTTCACCGCCGGTTTCCTGCCGGTCTGGCTGGACGGCAAGCCGGCCGCCGAGGCGCTGGCGGCGGGCAACGCCCTCGCCGCCAAGTGCATCTCCAACCTCGGCGCCCGCCCCCGCCTCTGA
- a CDS encoding RecQ family ATP-dependent DNA helicase: protein MSEEEVTLREEAEARLRALAGDQARLRDDQWAAIKALVMDRRRALVVQRTGWGKSAVYFIATALLRELGEGPTVIVSPLLALMRNQIAAAERAGIHAETINSANPEEWEKVYGQVAEGAVDVLLVSPERLNNPDFRDNVLPELAGSAGLLVIDEAHCISDWGHDFRPDYRRLRTLLAELPPGIPVLATTATANARVTRDVAEQLAVTQEWDELPGGEVFVLRGPLERESLHLSVVRLGGADQRLAWLARTLHELPGSGIVYTLTVAAAQEIAAYLREQGHTVAAYTGQTEPADRLAAEEDLLGNRVKALVATSALGMGFDKPDLGFVIHVGAPASPVAYYQQVGRAGRGVERAEVILLPGPEDREIWAYFASLAFPPEGVVRATLDALSEGGVLSTAALETRVDLSRSRLEMMLKVLDVDGAVRRVKGGWEATGEPWSYDAERYARVAAERRAEQEAMLGYITTTECREQFLRRHLDDESATPCGRCDNCTGAHRSAEVPDDAVRAAQQRLARPGVEIEPRRQWPTGLPDLKGRIKPELCAEPGRALGRLTDIGWGTRLRDLFAAGDGPVPDDVFAAVIEVLKSWGWERRPVAVVAMPSGSRPALVGSLAERLAQVGRLEYLGTLGYRDGSPAARHNSAQRVTAIRGTLAMPRDVAARIAAAGGPVLLVDDRVDSGWTMAMAAAQVRHAGAPAVLPLALAVTN from the coding sequence CTGCTGCGCGAGCTCGGCGAGGGCCCCACGGTCATCGTCTCCCCGCTCCTGGCGCTGATGCGCAACCAGATCGCCGCCGCCGAGCGGGCCGGCATCCACGCCGAGACGATCAACTCGGCCAACCCCGAAGAGTGGGAGAAGGTCTACGGCCAGGTCGCCGAGGGCGCGGTCGACGTGCTGCTGGTCAGCCCCGAGCGGCTGAACAACCCCGACTTCCGCGACAACGTGCTGCCCGAGCTGGCCGGCAGCGCGGGGCTCCTGGTGATCGACGAGGCCCACTGCATCTCCGACTGGGGCCACGACTTCCGGCCCGACTATCGCAGACTCCGCACTCTGCTGGCCGAGCTGCCGCCGGGCATCCCCGTGCTGGCCACGACGGCCACGGCGAACGCCCGGGTCACCCGCGACGTGGCCGAGCAGCTCGCCGTCACCCAGGAGTGGGACGAGCTGCCCGGCGGCGAGGTGTTCGTCCTGCGCGGCCCCCTGGAGCGCGAGAGCCTCCACCTCAGCGTCGTACGGCTCGGCGGAGCGGACCAGCGGCTCGCCTGGCTGGCCAGGACGCTGCACGAGCTGCCGGGCTCCGGCATCGTCTACACGCTGACCGTCGCCGCGGCCCAGGAGATCGCCGCGTACCTGCGCGAGCAGGGCCACACCGTCGCCGCGTACACCGGGCAGACCGAGCCGGCCGACCGGCTGGCGGCCGAGGAGGACCTGCTCGGCAACCGGGTCAAGGCGCTGGTCGCGACGTCGGCGCTGGGGATGGGCTTCGACAAGCCCGACCTGGGCTTCGTCATCCATGTGGGCGCGCCGGCCTCGCCCGTGGCGTACTACCAGCAGGTGGGCCGTGCCGGGCGTGGCGTGGAGCGGGCCGAGGTCATCCTGCTGCCCGGCCCCGAGGACCGGGAGATCTGGGCCTATTTCGCGTCGCTCGCCTTCCCTCCCGAGGGAGTGGTCAGGGCGACGCTCGACGCGCTGTCCGAGGGGGGAGTGCTGTCCACCGCCGCGCTGGAGACGCGGGTCGACCTCAGCCGGAGCCGCCTGGAGATGATGCTCAAGGTGCTCGACGTGGACGGCGCCGTACGCCGGGTCAAGGGCGGCTGGGAGGCCACCGGCGAGCCGTGGAGCTACGACGCCGAGCGTTACGCCCGGGTGGCCGCCGAGCGCCGCGCGGAGCAGGAGGCCATGCTCGGCTACATCACGACCACCGAATGCCGGGAGCAGTTCCTGCGCCGCCACCTCGACGACGAGTCGGCGACTCCGTGCGGCAGGTGTGACAACTGCACCGGCGCCCACAGGTCCGCCGAGGTGCCGGATGACGCCGTCCGGGCCGCCCAGCAGCGGCTCGCGCGTCCCGGCGTCGAGATCGAGCCGCGCCGCCAGTGGCCCACCGGCCTGCCGGACCTGAAGGGGCGGATCAAGCCCGAGCTGTGCGCCGAGCCCGGCCGCGCGCTCGGCCGTCTGACCGACATCGGTTGGGGCACCCGCCTGCGCGACCTGTTCGCGGCGGGCGACGGGCCCGTCCCCGACGACGTGTTCGCGGCCGTGATCGAGGTGCTGAAGTCGTGGGGATGGGAGCGGCGTCCGGTCGCGGTGGTCGCGATGCCGTCGGGTTCGCGGCCGGCGCTGGTCGGGTCGCTCGCCGAGCGGCTCGCCCAGGTGGGCCGGCTGGAATATCTCGGGACGCTCGGTTATCGCGACGGGTCGCCGGCCGCCCGGCACAACAGCGCCCAGCGGGTGACGGCCATCCGGGGGACGCTCGCGATGCCGCGTGACGTGGCCGCGAGGATCGCGGCGGCGGGTGGGCCGGTGCTGCTGGTGGACGACCGCGTGGACAGCGGATGGACGATGGCCATGGCCGCCGCCCAGGTCAGGCACGCCGGGGCGCCCGCCGTGCTGCCGCTTGCCCTGGCCGTCACCAACTGA